The DNA window CAGGGGTCAGTCAGTCCAGATGTGCAAACCTGTCTTCTGTCCTCTGTCCCGTAGTCCACTCTGAAACGTTCTGGTGATACTGACAGGCAAATAACACACAGCTGTGAGAAGTAGGCCTACAGGTGATTATGACAACATTATCTCTATTAGTGCATGTTGGCTTCCAGTTATGAACAGCACTCTGTTACAGTCCTTTACCTGTCCTCCTTTTCTTGCGAGACACCAAAGGCAGGAGGTCGTGTCGCGTCAGGACTCGCAGCAGCTGCAACAGGGGCTCCAGGTTGCCCTCACTGAGGTACCCTCGTCTCTCCAGCTCCAGCAGCAGTTCTAGCCCACTCTTGGGCTTGTGGCGGGCAGCAGTAGGACAGGCCAAGGCAGGACCCTTGGGCTGTAACCGCCGCCAGGCCTCCAGGAGCACTGGGCTGGGGGAGACTCCTTTACTGGCCTCAGGGTCCTCCTCACTGGGCTCGCTGGTCCAGCCAGCTGGGTCCAAGGGATGCCCTCCAGCCGGATAGGTCTCATCCAAGAGGAACGACAGCACCTCAACGTCTGTCTCTGTCAGTTGAGAACCGACAACTTCAAACATCTCGTGTAGAGAGAGCATCCCATAGTATGTCAGGCACTCAGTCTCATCCCAGTACAGAGAGTCTCGGAGAGAGTACCTTGGACGACGCATGGTTGCCATGGTTAACAAGCTAGCTGGCTATCCTTTCCCAATGCACCTTGGCCAGACGTTTCTATGTGATAAGAATACATTTCATTAGACAATGTGAGTAGCAATGAAGTAATGAGTCAAAATGTCAAACTAAACACAACAGGAGGACTGGATAGGTTTATCAGGTTATCAAATAACAAGCCAGCCAGCAGCCATAACGCGTATGGACCATAAGATATTGACATGAACAGTTACAGGCTTTAAAATGCAAGCAACTGTCTAATAATAAACTATGTGGAGGTGTGAAATACAAAGCTACTTCGTTTTCGTTGTGGCTACGTTGCAGAGCTAGAGATCTCGCGGAGCCACCACACCTTGCAAAGTGCAAACTGTGTTGACAGTGCAACAAATTACGTTACGTAATCAGTCACTTTCCACAACAAAAAAACGGCACTTTAAATTTCGACTGACAGCCCTTGAAAACGGTCCAAAATAGAGATGCTCTCTCATACATAGCTACCTTTGTCTCGATTTGATAACAAGCTAGATGGAAACGTAAAAAATAATTAGTTGCAGCTGGAGGAACCAtttgggtagctagctagctaacgttagctacgaAATGATCGCTAGCTAGCAACAACAACAGCTAACTATACCATGAAAATGAATCAAGACAATCAAATACATGTAAAGACTAAAAAGGCGTTAATTCATTGTCAAGCTAATATTGTTAATCATTGCAACAAGCAAAATAATGTGTTATTTTGTGAAACTCACCTTCGTGATTCGACGATGGTCAATGTTGTCAATACAgttggggtgtattcattagtcagatTCGGTTGTAAAACGTTTTGTCTGTTGCAAAATGGAAACCGTGTACCGTTTACTCTAGGAAGCAAACAGAAAAAATGGAACAGAAACGGAACGAAGCAGGGAGGGACcttcctgaatttgtccaatagaaactctcgttttcgttgcaaaacgtttagCAACagacaaaacgttttgcaacggaatcaACTAATGGATATGCCTCGTCTCGCAGGCAGAGTTGGCAGTAGACCAACAACAAGCATTAACCAATCACTGCACTTACTTTGTATGACGTGTTGGCAGTGATCTACCGCCATGATGAGGAGGGCAAAGGTGGGTAGGTAGCGAAGAGACGAAGATTATGCGGTAGTCAGGCCTACTCATTTTATACATGAAGAATGTGAATGAGGCATTATTGCAGATTCAAGACCGTATAGTGACCTATCAGATAAATTTTTCCGGAATATCTAATAAATATCCCCTCATGTACATGTTGTTTTCACCTTGTACTATGACCAGCACCGCTATGCTATTGCCACAAGTAAGCCCCCTCGTGTATTAATGCTTTATTTTATTGGAGGATTTTAAGGCTACATATAAATGtgttctgtgtatgtgtgtgtctatatggCTGTGCTGACCGTATGAGCGCTGGGCTCTCACAGATCCATCTGAACATGATGCTGCAGGTCTCTTCTCTCCAGTTCCGAGAAGGGTTGGTCTCTCTGAGGGTGGAGGCACACATTGTCTCCCCTCACACTCACAGCACTGGGCTCTTTCTACCTGGGCTCTTTCTAATTTCTCAACAGAGATACATTGATTTTCTATACATCCAATGCCCATAATCTATGCGTATTATATCCTGTATAATTACCAGTGTAAAGATTGTCTTGGGGCCCAACCAACTGGCATCATAGAGCTAACCCACCTCTGTGCATCTCCAATACAATGTCTCTCAACTATTCCTCTAGACTGTGAATGACCACCAGGTCTCTGCCCTGTTGAACACAGTCGACCAGACTGCtgctccagctcctcctctcaGTGGAGAAGAAGTAACACCTGGAGGAAAAAATCTTCCAGACTCTCTCTGTGTGAGGCGATGATGTAcacaaacacgcgcacacacacaaacatatagaaACACACAAGAACATATGCATTCACAttgcacaaacacaaacacacacagatatatcccatgtagctcagttggtagagcatatatttatattttatccagagcgacttacagttagtgcatacattattttatcgaacccacaaccctggcgttgcaaacgccatgctctaccaactgagctacatcccctgccggccattccctcccctaccctggacgacgctggaccaattgtgcgcgccgccccatgggtctcccggtcgcggccggctacgacagagcctggattcgaaccaggatctctagtggcacagctagcactgcgatgcagtgccttagaccactgcgccactcagggcctcagcatggtgcttgcaacgccagggttgtgggttcgtttcccacggggggccagtatgaaaatgtatgcactcacaaactgtaagtctctctggataagagcgtctgctaaatgactaaaatgtaaaatatagaaGAAGGACAGATAAATCAAGAGACTGCTGACCTTGGGTGATCTGGTCTCTGAGTGGACAGTGTCGGTCCACAGGCAGGAAGTTGACCAGCTCTGTAAGCATCTTCTGAAGGGAATCCCTATCCCTCACTGTGACAACAAAGTCTCTGTTCAAAATGGCCTCAGTTTCAGAGAGACTTATGAGATATAACTGAAGTTTGTTTTTAAACTCTGTGACCCTCACATGCTCTCTCCTCAACTacacagcatcatctggatatgtgtgcaacaaaagttcaacatttaccttctgctaccatttctgtcaagccgtctaggAATAAAATTTGACGCATgcattcgataaatccaacgtatgcaccacacagaacgcattgcaactgcctctgcaacgcaatgctgcaaggcaaacaaaGCGTttcattggaaatgaatgtacatctggtgtaccaaaatgcaatgacgctgtcggtgtgatcgaggcgttaaGCTGCACTGATGTTCAGGTGCTGTCTCTGTGACCGTTCCCTGGCTAATGTGAGCTCTTTTACCTCTCTCTGTAGTTGGTTTTTAGATGCCGTCAGGTCTATATAGTTTTTTTTGCTATTGGTTGTTGGATGTCAGTAGGCCTTCATACTCTCTTTCTAATTGGTTATGAGAAGCAGCAAGGTCTCTGTGTTGCCTCTCTGACTGGTCCTTGGATGCGACAAGTTACATGTAGCTGTTCattttctgtagctcagcttgaGTTGAAGTCAAAGCATCATTTTGGCTCCAGAGCTGGTTCTTGGCTGTGAGGACAGTGTCGTAGTTGTCCCTCAGAAGCTGAAATTCTGCCTTCAGTAAGGTGCAACTGAGAGAAGCTGTGTAATCTGGTGAGATGGACACAAAGTGTGAGTGTTAACAATTAGTGTATAGTAGATTGTCTTAGTATATGCTGCCTTTAAGGTTATAGTGTGGCCCAGAGTCATGTATTTAGACattctaaatacatggctctggagTGGCCTAGGCCCATAAGGATGTGATGAAGAATATGCCTATTGTGTCCTCCTGTAATTGTAGACCTGAGATGGTTAGGATTGATAAAAGCAGTATCCAGGGGAAACACTGACCTATTCCAATAAGAAGCATTATACAGCTCATTAATTGAAAATTAAAGGTAGCCTAGATTTTTAAGAGCCTTAGGTCAGTAACCAAtgggttgctggttcgaatcctcgagccggcaaggtggaaaaatctgccgttctgcccttgagcagggcAATAAACCCTTTTTGGAAGAAAAAAAAGGACAACAATTTGAAGCATTCCGTTCCAGTAGGTGGCGATAGTTCAAAATGGTTTGCCGCCGTGCTCAAAGGAACGTCCTCCTTTGACTGACTTGTGTTCTTTGTTTACCGCATACAGTGTTTACGTTATGTTGTTGCAAATGTACCTGTGATTCTCCGCTAGCAAGCTGCCCAAGTTTTCTcctgtaaaaatgtcaaaaatagaGTTATTGAGAGTGTTTCTCAACCAGAGATTGATAATGGCAGCTGAGGAGATATTTGGCGTCGTCGAAGAAACGATAGCAGAGTACCAGGAAGAGAACAGCCGTCTACGTAGCATGCTGGATATTGTTATTAAACCAGATATACTATTACAAAGAATAGGTGTGTGGCTGAGGCTGCTAGCTGTTATCTTTTAAACATTCTTTGCATATGTCAAGTGATCAATGTCAATGTTAGTATCTAgctaaatagctagctatctaactagAATACTATTCGTGTCAACATTTTAGATGTTTTatttcattctctctccttccctccagacATCCAACAACCCACTCTCCCTGTATCTGAAAATGAGGCTCTccctgagcagcagcactgtgagcaggagtggagccccagtctggggcAGGAAGACCCACATTACATACAGATAAAAGAGGAACCGGAGGAACTAGAATCATCTTTGAAAAATGACTACCACCACCAGGACCTGACTCAGTCCTCACTTCTTTATGAAACCCAAAGTGAAGACTATGAAGGGACATACTATCTTCCCAGCACCTCAACTGCACAGAGCAActactctctacacagcacctcaACTGAACAGAACATGATACAGCTCAAACCAGAACCTGATGCAGAAGACAATGGAGTATCAGAACCATCCAGTGAGTGTCAGCCCCTCTTTGAAGCAAATACAGAGTCTTCTGCAGCTCAGAGTGAAAACATGAAATGTGTCATTGGGGTAGAGAGTAGACCTCTGTCAGGTTCAAAGCCACTTAAATCAAAGAGATCACCATCAAAGAGATCACAGACAGTAAGAAAACAAAGTGCCTATATCCGCTGTAAattttgtggaatgtatttctcCTACTTAGCTTCTTTAGTGAATCATGCAAGAAAGCATGCACAGGACAAAGAATGTCTATGTGGTGTGTGTGGAATACACTTAGAGTCCACAGAAAGTATGTTAGGTCATCTAGAAACCCATGTTGGAGCTAGAGTTTGTCATGTTTGTGGTACATTTTTCCCTGGGAGTGCTGAGCTGAATGATCATATGAAGGTTCACCCAGGGGAGAAATCATTTCGCTGTCCTGATTGTGGCAAGTGTTTCAGAAAAAATCCAGATCTCACAGCGCACAAGAGGATTCATACAGGGGAGAGACCATACCGCTGCCAGTTTTGTGGCAAAGGATTCAGTCAGAGTGGAAACCTAGCTGTGCATATGAAGAGCCACTCTGGGGAGAAACCACATCGTTGCCCTGTTTGTGGGAAATGTTTCAGCAGTAAATCTTATATGAACACACACATGAAGATTCACACAGGGGAGAGGCCATTTTGCTGTCGTGTTTGTGGAAAATGTTTCATAAGAAACCCTGATCTGACAGTCCACATGAGGACTCATACAGGGGTGAAACCATATAAGTGCCAGTTTTGTGGCCAAGGCTTCAAGCAGAATTATCACCGGAAACTGCACATGAAGATCCACATGGGAAAAACCATATcattgcatctactacaagaccatggtgcttgcctacggagctgtgaggggaacggcacctccttaccttcaggctctgttcAGACCCtacactgctctggcaccccaatggtggaacaagctcccccacgacgccaggacagcggagtcactgaccacctcccggagacacttgaaaccctacctctttaaggaatacctggaatagtataaagcaatccttcttacccccccacccccccataaaaaaaaaagaagaaaaaagtggttgtcccacttgctatcataagttgaatgcaccaatttgtaagtcgctctggataagagcgtctgctaaatgatgtaaatgtaaaatctttGTGACATGTATTTCATCACTAGCACCCAGTCAACCTGGCACAAAATACTTTAGTGTAGAAAATACTGACAGTAGACCTTGTTTGTGATACATGTTTCACTAAGCATCTTTATTGAGGAAAGTTTTTACTCGCAGTGACTgttgatatgtggttgttttacctgttttgaatgcactgactgtaagtcgctctgcaagAAGTCCAATTGACACAGGAGAGAAACTATATAATTgtgttatttaaaaaaacatacatAAGGCAATGATTTCTGCTAAATGCTTAAAATGGATGAACTCCCCTAGAAGGTACGAGAGCATTCGCAAGAGGGAGAAAACATAATGACCTGACAAAAAACCTGATGACAACATGGCAGTCATACCCTGTGTTGGGAGAGACTTTCAGACAATACAAGAGGTATATTAAAACATCTCATTCCCTAAATCTACTGTCATTCTTTATTTATATGAAATATATCCCTCCTCTTTCTTGAATTAATTGCAGACATGAGAATGTTGGATTGGTGACAGCAGTAGTGTGTATTATATTTTTTGCATACTTTAGTGATCTAGGGAGGCAACGATTGATCTAAACTTCAGATTTGCCCCAGCAGTGCTGTAGCAGCGCCACCAGCTCTGCAGTCTACTACATGTAGGTCTATGTGCTGGGCAAGAATAGAAATGCACACACATTGGAGGACCTCCAAGAATAGATTGGAAAATACCT is part of the Coregonus clupeaformis isolate EN_2021a unplaced genomic scaffold, ASM2061545v1 scaf2144, whole genome shotgun sequence genome and encodes:
- the LOC121585377 gene encoding zinc finger protein 391-like; translation: MSKIELLRVFLNQRLIMAAEEIFGVVEETIAEYQEENSRLRSMLDIVIKPDILLQRIDIQQPTLPVSENEALPEQQHCEQEWSPSLGQEDPHYIQIKEEPEELESSLKNDYHHQDLTQSSLLYETQSEDYEGTYYLPSTSTAQSNYSLHSTSTEQNMIQLKPEPDAEDNGVSEPSSECQPLFEANTESSAAQSENMKCVIGVESRPLSGSKPLKSKRSPSKRSQTVRKQSAYIRCKFCGMYFSYLASLVNHARKHAQDKECLCGVCGIHLESTESMLGHLETHVGARVCHVCGTFFPGSAELNDHMKVHPGEKSFRCPDCGKCFRKNPDLTAHKRIHTGERPYRCQFCGKGFSQSGNLAVHMKSHSGEKPHRCPVCGKCFSSKSYMNTHMKIHTGERPFCCRVCGKCFIRNPDLTVHMRTHTGVKPYKCQFCGQGFKQNYHRKLHMKIHMGKTISLHLLQDHGACLRSCEGNGTSLPSGSVQTLHCSGTPMT